The nucleotide window GGCTCAAAGGTCAGCAAAGATTCAATTGTATGCATAGTAGAAGCCATGAAGCTCTTCAACGAAATCGAAGCAGAAATAAACGGGGAAATCGTTGAAATTCTTGTTAAAGACGGCCAGCTGGTTGAATACGGCCAAGCTTTATTCCTGGTCAAGCCCGAATAAGGAGCGATATTGATGATAAAAAAATTATTGATAGCCAATAGAGGAGAAATCGCAGTCCGGGTCATCCGTGCCTGCAGGGAATTGGGAGTCGAATCTGTAGCTGTATACTCTGAGGCTGATAAGGAATCACTTCATGTACAGCTTGCTGATGAAGCATATTGTATCGGACCGAAAGCTTCAAAAGACAGCTATTTGAATTTCACAAATATTATCAGCGTAGCGAAACTGACTGGTTGTGACGCCATCCACCCTGGATATGGTTTCCTTGCTGAAAATGCTGATTTCGCCGAGCTTTGCAGAGAGTGCAACATCATTTTCGTCGGACCATCTCCTGAAGCAATCCAACAAATGGGTACGAAAGATGTCGCAAGGGAAACAATGAAGAAGGCAAATGTTCCAATCGTTCCTGGATCACAGGGAATCATTGAGAGCACGAAAGATGCTGTCAGCCTTGCAAACGACATCGGTTATCCTGTCATTATCAAAGCGACAGCAGGAGGCGGGGGTAAAGGAATCCGTGTTGCCAGAACGGAGCAGGAGATGATCAAAGGCATCAATATCACCCAGCAGGAAGCGATGACAGCATTCGGTAATCCGGGTGTTTATATTGAAAAATATATCGAAGACTTCCGCCATGTTGAAATCCAGGTGCTTGCAGACAGCTATGGCAACACCATTCATCTCGGCGAACGTGATTGCTCAATCCAGAGGCGCCTTCAAAAGCTTCTCGAGGAAACACCATCACCTGCACTTGACGGAGAAGTAAGGGCTGAAATGGGAGCAGCTGCAGTCAAAGCGGCGAAAGCAGTTGATTATACCGGAGCCGGCACGGTAGAATTTATTTATGATTATCACAATCGTAAATTTTATTTCATGGAGATGAATACTCGCATACAGGTTGAACATCCTGTAACTGAAATGGTAACAGGCGTCGATTTAATCAAAGAACAGATCAAGATTGCTTCAGGTGAAAGGCTGAACCTGAAACAGGAAGATGTTGAGTTCAATGGATGGGCGATTGAATGCCGCATCAACGCAGAAAATCCTGCAAAAAACTTCATGCCATCTGCGGGTAAAATCAAAATGTATCTCCCTCCAGGCGGATTTGGTGTTAGAATAGACTCAGCGGCATATCCTGGTTATACAATCCCGCCTTACTATGATTCAATGATTGCGAAGGTCATTACTTATGGAAGCAGTCGGGAAGAAGCAATTGACCGCATGAAGAGAGCGCTTGGTGAGTTTGTGATTGAAGGCATTCACACAACCATCCCGTTCCATCTCAAGCTGCTGAACCATGAGGATTTCGTGGAAGGGCAGTTCAATACAAAATTTTTAGAAATGCATGATCTTATGAAAGAAGAATAATAGGAGGTCTAGCCATGAGTGAACAGCAACATTTACTTGAAATGAGCCATGATGAGAACGGCTTAGGGAAAGTGGAAATTGCACCTGAAGTAATTGAAGTCATTGCAAGCATCGCTGCATCCGAAGTAGAAGGTGTAACGCAAATGCGCGGCAGCTTCGCGGCTGGAGTAGTTGAAAGACTAGGTAAGAAAAATCACGGCAAAGGTGTAAAGGTCGAACTTGCAGAAGAAGGAATCAAGGTTGACGTTTATTGTGTCATGAAGTTTGGCGTGTCCATTCCTGTGGTTGCTCAAAAAATCCAGGATAACATCCGCCAGGCATTATTGAACATGACTGCACTTGATGCAACTGAAGTAAATATTCATGTAGTCGGCGTCCAGTTTGAAAACCAAAAAGTAGAACCTGAAGTCGAACAAGAAGTTTAAACACCGAACCAAAGGCATAATTATGCATGCCTTTGGTTTTTTTTGTAGTCCAGGGAGTTTTTCCTCCTGGTAACATTGAGACTCAGAGTGTTTGAGGTTGGGGTAAAATTTGGTGCTGTAGCGAAAAAGTTGTCCGTAGTAACTCCAAATAAGGGTAATACCCATTCCCGCCACAGAAGTTACTGTTTGTGGGAGTATATAATGCTAAGTGTTAAAGTTGCCAGTGCTGTTCTAATTTACTCATAAATTATTAGCTGATAAGAGATATTTCCGTTTGTTTTGATTAACTTTTTTTAAAAAGTGAAAAATAATAGGAAACCATGCGTAAAAAGATATGATATGCTATTATTTTGTTAGAATCAGACAAGCCATTAAAGGAGCTAAAGAATTCAATGAAAAGAAGAACAGCACGAGAAAAGGCATTACAAGCCTTATTCCAGATTGATATAAGCAAGGTGGAAGTTTCAGACGCGATTGAACATGTCCTTGAAGAAGAAGCCGGGGATGATTACCTGAACAAGCTTGTGAACGGTACGGTTGAGCATCAGCAAGAAATCGATGAAGAGATCAAGACGTATCTAGAAAAATGGTCGCTCGACAGAATTGCAGCTGTTGACCGGAATCTTTTGCGCCTTGCCGTATACGAGTTGAAGTATTGTAACGAAGACGTACCAATGAATGTCGTTCTTGATGAAGCGATCGAAATTGCAAAATTATATGGGGATGACCAATCAAGCCGTTTCATTAATGGTGTTCTGTCCAAAGTAAAGCGGAGCATTTCCTAAAAACCATTAAAGCAGGCGGTTGGACCTTCCCTGATCACATAGGGGGAGAAAGTATGGCTGCTAGTATTATTGATGGAAAAGAAATTTCTAAAAAGAAGAAACTCGAAATTGCCGACGAGGTTCAGGAGCTGAAAAAGCAGGGAATGACTCCAGGCCTGGCTGTGATACTTGTCGGTGATAACCAGGCATCGAGAACCTATGTCAACAGCAAGCAAAAAACTGCAAGGGAACTTGGGATGCATAATGTTCTGATAGAATATCCTGTCTCTATTACTGAACAGGAGCTATTGGCTAAGATTGACGAACTCAATCGTGATGAAAACATTCACGGCATCTTGGTTCAGCTGCCTCTTCCAGATCACATCAGTGAAAAAAATCTGATTGAGGCTATTTCCCCTGAAAAAGACGTTGATGGCTTCCATCCAATCAATATTGGTCGGATGATGACTGGCCAGGATGCTTTTTTACCGTGCACGCCATATGGTGTAATGGTGATGATGAAGGAAATAGGGTTTGACCTTGCAGGGAAGCATGTAGTTGTCGTAGGCAGAAGCAATATTGTCGGCAAGCCGGCAGGCCAGCTTTTCTTGAATGAAAATGCAACAGTTACATACTGCCATTCGAGGACAAAAGATTTAAAGGAACACACGAAACAGGCGGATGTAGTCATAGCCGCAGTCGGGAAAGCCGGCCTGATTACCGCTGACCATATCAAACCAGGAGCTGTCGTCATCGATGTTGGCATGAACCGCGATGATCAAGGCAAACTGTGTGGTGATGTAGCCTATGATGAAGTCAAGGAAAAAGCCGGCTATATCACTCCTGTACCTGGGGGTGTTGGTCCAATGACCATCGCCATGTTGATGTTCAATACCATGAAGTCTGCAAAGAACCGTTTGAATAGACTGCAAAATTCAAATCTATAAGGGCGTGATTCTGTCCATATCTGTTATAAGTTAGAAACTGAAAATCCACTTATGTAAAGTGACGAATCGGGATTCTAAATTTATAATGGGTATGGGCAGTTTTTTGATATTAAAGAAAGCATGTACTTTTTAAACTTAGATTAGTGTCTAGCTTCAGCGCCTAGACCGTCGAGTCACTTGTCTAGCTGCGGCTCCTAGCTCCTCGAGACGTTTCGGTCCTGCCAATGAAGTCAAAAAGCGACTTCACTGTCAGGCCCTCCAACGCTTGTCGGAGCTGGGCAGTCGCCTCCGCTTTTCGAATTGTCTAGTTTCGCCTCCTAGAAACTCCGAAACTTCAACTCCGCCGGCAGAAGCAAAAAGCGCTTCTTTGTCGGAGTCTCCAGTTTCTCCGTTTCTGGTCAGTCGGCTATACATTTCGGTTTCGATCCTGTCAATGAAGTCAAAGTACGACTTCACTGTCAGGACCTCCAGTTCTCGCCGGGTCTGCCCAAGGTGCTTAAGCTTTTCTAATTAATAGTTCCACAAAAGGAGTTTCTAAATGGATAATCAGCGTTATCTAACCGTCAACGCGTTAACCAAATACATAAAACGAAAATTCGATGCCGATCCGCATCTTCAGGGCGTCTATATCAAAGGGGAGATTTCCAACTTTAAAAGGCATTCGAGCGGTCATATGTATTTTACGCTCAAGGATGAGAAAGCCCGAATTCTTGCTGTCATGTTCGCTGGTGCCGCCAGGACCATGAATTTTAAGCCTGAAAATGGCATGAAGGTTCTGGTAAGAGGAGATATCTCAGTGTATGAAGGCAGTGGACAGTATCAGGTATACATAAAAGAAATGAAAACCGATGGAGTTGGCGATTTATTTGTTGCTTATGAGCAGCTGAAGAAGAAGCTTGAGCAAGAAGGCCTTTTTTCTCCAAAGTACAAGCAGCCTATACCGAAGTACCCAAAAGCCGTTGGCATTGTTACTTCACCAACTGGAGCAGCAATCCGCGATATTTTAACAACAATCAAGCGAAGATACCCCATTACGAAGATACTCATTTTTCCTGCACTGGTACAGGGAGAACAGGGAGGCCCATCCATTGTTAGGGCAATTGAGAAGGCAAATGCAAGGGCAGATATTGATGTTCTGATTATTGGCCGCGGGGGCGGATCGATTGAAGAGCTATGGAATTTTAATGAGGAATCTGTTGCCAGGGCAATTTTCTCCTCGAAAATTCCTATTATTTCAGCAGTCGACCATGAAACAGACTTTACAATCGCTGACTTTGTCGCGGATATGAGAGCACCGACTCCAACTGGAGCGGCGGAGCTGACCGTTCCTCATATCCAGGAGCTCAGTGAGAGGGTAATGAACAGAGAAACAAGATTAATGAGGGCGATGAGGGAAAAGGTGTTCTTCCAGCAGGAGCGCTATCAGCGGCTGATCAGGTCATATGCCTTTCGTTATCCAAGGAAGTTATATGAACAAAAACTTGAACAAGTAGACAAGCTGACAGAATCGCTGACTCGTGGAGCTGAAAAGCTTTATTTTTCAAAAAACGATGCACTTCTTCAACTGAAGAGAAGATTAGAACGAAGTCACCCAGAAGAATTGAGAAAGGTGTCTGCTGACAGGCGCGTAAGAACTACGAGGGCTTTAAACAGAGCTATGACAGCCGTTTTATCTGAGAAGCGAAAGGAGTTCCAAGGAATACTTTCAACGCTTGAAGCCTTAAGCCCTCTGAAGATTATGGATCGAGGCTATAGCCTTGCATACACAGACGATGGTGAACTGATCAAAACAGTCTCCCAGGTAAAACCTGAACGGAAAATAAAGGTGAAGCTTTCTGATGGAAGCATTCAATGTGTTGTGACAGATATCAAGGAGAGTGAAAACAATGGCGGATGAAAAAAAACTAAGTTTTGAACAGGCGATGGATCAACTTGAGACTATAGTTGAAAAACTTGAAGAAGGCGATGTGCCTTTGGAAGAAGCGATCTCTTTTTATAAAGAAGGAATGGAATTATCCAAGCTTTGCCATGATAAGTTAAAGAATGTGGAAGATCAGCTGGCCCAGATCATTACTGAAGATGGACGAACTGAAGGTTTCTCCATAAATGAGGAGGAATAGTATTGCAGCCTGTTTCACTTGATTCTTTTGCAAAAAAATATAAGACACTTGTCGAGGAACGGCTTAGAGAGGTTGTTGGTGCCCTTGAGACGCCGGAGAATCTTGCTAAGGCAATGCTTTATTCACTCGAAGCAGGCGGGAAAAGGATTCGTCCTCTACTCACTTTCGCCGTAATCGAGGCATTCGGAAAAGACCCCAATGATGGGCTTGATGCAGCTGCGGCGATTGAAATGATCCATACTTATTCACTTATCCATGATGATTTGCCAAGTATGGATGATGATGATTTGAGAAGAGGGAAGCCGACGAACCATAAAGTATTCGGTGAAGCGACTGCCATTCTTGCAGGCGATGCTTTATTGACATTGAGTTTCAACTTGCTGGCGGACATTCCTGAGGATGTCGTACCTGCCCCTGTTAAGCTTGCACTTATCCGCGAATTATCCGCGGCTGCTGGTGCTCTTGGTATGGTGGGCGGTCAGGTAGCAGACATGGAAGGGGAAAATAAGAAGCTGACGCTTGAGCAGCTTGAATATATCCATATTAATAAAACAGGGAAATTGCTCGAATACAGCATCATTGCAGGTGCAGAAATTGCCGGGGCAGCTTTGGAGCAAAAGGAAACACTGTCCAAGTTCGCCTACCATATTGGCCTCGCATTCCAGATCCGCGATGATATCCTCGATCTTGAG belongs to Mesobacillus subterraneus and includes:
- the xseA gene encoding exodeoxyribonuclease VII large subunit — translated: MDNQRYLTVNALTKYIKRKFDADPHLQGVYIKGEISNFKRHSSGHMYFTLKDEKARILAVMFAGAARTMNFKPENGMKVLVRGDISVYEGSGQYQVYIKEMKTDGVGDLFVAYEQLKKKLEQEGLFSPKYKQPIPKYPKAVGIVTSPTGAAIRDILTTIKRRYPITKILIFPALVQGEQGGPSIVRAIEKANARADIDVLIIGRGGGSIEELWNFNEESVARAIFSSKIPIISAVDHETDFTIADFVADMRAPTPTGAAELTVPHIQELSERVMNRETRLMRAMREKVFFQQERYQRLIRSYAFRYPRKLYEQKLEQVDKLTESLTRGAEKLYFSKNDALLQLKRRLERSHPEELRKVSADRRVRTTRALNRAMTAVLSEKRKEFQGILSTLEALSPLKIMDRGYSLAYTDDGELIKTVSQVKPERKIKVKLSDGSIQCVVTDIKESENNGG
- the folD gene encoding bifunctional methylenetetrahydrofolate dehydrogenase/methenyltetrahydrofolate cyclohydrolase FolD, which translates into the protein MAASIIDGKEISKKKKLEIADEVQELKKQGMTPGLAVILVGDNQASRTYVNSKQKTARELGMHNVLIEYPVSITEQELLAKIDELNRDENIHGILVQLPLPDHISEKNLIEAISPEKDVDGFHPINIGRMMTGQDAFLPCTPYGVMVMMKEIGFDLAGKHVVVVGRSNIVGKPAGQLFLNENATVTYCHSRTKDLKEHTKQADVVIAAVGKAGLITADHIKPGAVVIDVGMNRDDQGKLCGDVAYDEVKEKAGYITPVPGGVGPMTIAMLMFNTMKSAKNRLNRLQNSNL
- a CDS encoding polyprenyl synthetase family protein, which encodes MQPVSLDSFAKKYKTLVEERLREVVGALETPENLAKAMLYSLEAGGKRIRPLLTFAVIEAFGKDPNDGLDAAAAIEMIHTYSLIHDDLPSMDDDDLRRGKPTNHKVFGEATAILAGDALLTLSFNLLADIPEDVVPAPVKLALIRELSAAAGALGMVGGQVADMEGENKKLTLEQLEYIHINKTGKLLEYSIIAGAEIAGAALEQKETLSKFAYHIGLAFQIRDDILDLEGTEEMIGKPVGSDTVNEKSTYPALLGLDGAKEALGSHLQKAKALLAKSGLEVGILDQITDLIGLRNH
- a CDS encoding exodeoxyribonuclease VII small subunit, encoding MADEKKLSFEQAMDQLETIVEKLEEGDVPLEEAISFYKEGMELSKLCHDKLKNVEDQLAQIITEDGRTEGFSINEEE
- the accC gene encoding acetyl-CoA carboxylase biotin carboxylase subunit, yielding MIKKLLIANRGEIAVRVIRACRELGVESVAVYSEADKESLHVQLADEAYCIGPKASKDSYLNFTNIISVAKLTGCDAIHPGYGFLAENADFAELCRECNIIFVGPSPEAIQQMGTKDVARETMKKANVPIVPGSQGIIESTKDAVSLANDIGYPVIIKATAGGGGKGIRVARTEQEMIKGINITQQEAMTAFGNPGVYIEKYIEDFRHVEIQVLADSYGNTIHLGERDCSIQRRLQKLLEETPSPALDGEVRAEMGAAAVKAAKAVDYTGAGTVEFIYDYHNRKFYFMEMNTRIQVEHPVTEMVTGVDLIKEQIKIASGERLNLKQEDVEFNGWAIECRINAENPAKNFMPSAGKIKMYLPPGGFGVRIDSAAYPGYTIPPYYDSMIAKVITYGSSREEAIDRMKRALGEFVIEGIHTTIPFHLKLLNHEDFVEGQFNTKFLEMHDLMKEE
- the nusB gene encoding transcription antitermination factor NusB, which gives rise to MKRRTAREKALQALFQIDISKVEVSDAIEHVLEEEAGDDYLNKLVNGTVEHQQEIDEEIKTYLEKWSLDRIAAVDRNLLRLAVYELKYCNEDVPMNVVLDEAIEIAKLYGDDQSSRFINGVLSKVKRSIS
- a CDS encoding Asp23/Gls24 family envelope stress response protein gives rise to the protein MSEQQHLLEMSHDENGLGKVEIAPEVIEVIASIAASEVEGVTQMRGSFAAGVVERLGKKNHGKGVKVELAEEGIKVDVYCVMKFGVSIPVVAQKIQDNIRQALLNMTALDATEVNIHVVGVQFENQKVEPEVEQEV